Within the Thermodesulfobacteriota bacterium genome, the region ACGATGATCTAAACTGAGAATAAACACAATAACTTCATATCATAATTCCCTTAAATGCTTGAAAATTTTCACCATCGCTAGCGTGTCTAACTCGCAGTATTCCAGAAGTGATTTTTGAAGTTCAGCTCGCTCTGAACGATTGAGCTCTTCGAATATGGTTCTATGCCAGCCCTCCATGGCATCTGTGCCGCTTTGTATTTCAAGATCTTGATAG harbors:
- a CDS encoding DUF2779 domain-containing protein gives rise to the protein TRNTQIGEIYPEYKEFLLNLNERTFDLERIFKDDYKHPGFKGKTSIKKVLPVLCPEFSYQDLEIQSGTDAMEGWHRTIFEELNRSERAELQKSLLEYCELDTLAMVKIFKHLREL